The DNA region ACTACCAGCAGCTGAACCATATGGATAAAAGCTGTGATCTATTGAAAGTACAGAGTTCCCATCGTACCGCCCGGTTAGTGACAATAGCAGGAAGCGTTTATATTCGATATTTGATTGCAGGTAGAAACCAACTTTTCGCTGCAATGATGAGCCTTCACTATAATTAACTGTTGATGCGGAAGACATATTATACAAACCAGGTACAGTCAAACCAACACCATTGGCGTAAGTATTTTCATTATAGGTGGAGATCAGGTTATTACCCAATACAATATCTACATTAAAATCACCAAATTGCTTATTGGCACTAATCAATAAATCATTATTGTACTGGCGGTAAGTAAGGTTCTGATCAACCAGTCGGCCATTGGGATTTGACACCGATTGGGTTGATTCATGGTACCTGTCCATTTCAGCATAAACATCGGCACCAAACCTTTCGGTGATGGTTAGCCATGAAAAGGGTTTATAATCGGCAGTAAAGGTTGGTAAAAACCTGTTAACACCAGAGTGATTTTTGATGTTATCTAAAACCCAATATGGATTATTACGCGAGAAACGATACAACCGCTGTGTACCATCCGGATTTAAATAAGGCTGCAGATTGTATGAAACCGGCGCGGTAAAAATTGTCCAAACCGGGCTCTCCAATGCATATCCTTCAGGCAGCCTGTCATTTTGGGAATTAGAATAGTTTAGCTGGAAGGTGGTATTCAGGTTTTTAAGTATCTGCGCGCTGTATTTAGCGAAGAATGTATTACGCAAAAATTTGGTTGTTGGTACCGTACCCTGCTGGTTAAAATTAGAGTACGAAACCAGGTAAGTAGAATTGTTACCGCCGCCGCCAATATTTACAGTATTGTTGTAAGTGTGGCCGGTTTTAAAAAACAGGTCGGATTGATTATAAACTTTTGCAGGCTGCCCGTTTATTTTCAGGGTGTCCATGCGCGCGCCCCATGACGTACTTGTTTTTTGCGTTACGCCATCATAGTAAATGCCGTTTGTACCTTGCGAATACTTATTTTGAATTTGAGGCAAAAGCGGGTTTTCGAAAGAAAAATCAGAAGAAAAAGTTATCAGCGGTTTTTGATTTAAGGCGCCGTTTTTAGTGGTAATAATAACCACGCCGTTGGCTCCCTTTGAACCATATAGGGCCGTTGCCGCCGCACCCTTCAACACATTCATGCTGGCAATTATGGAGGGATCAATATCAGCTATCCTGCTTGAACCAGGACCGGTGTTAAGGTTACCTGTTTCTGAATTATCAACAGGCACACCGTCAATAACCATTAAAGGCTCGTTAGTACCATAAATTGAAGATCCACCCCTGATCACGATCCTTGCCGAACTACCCGGTGTACCAGATGAGCTTGTAACCTGAACACCTGCCACCTTACCGGCAATAGCATTTACCAGGTTGGGCTCTTTTGATTGCGTGATCGATTCGGCTTTTACCTCCTGAGAGCTGTAAGTCAAAATCCTTTTGTCGCGTTTTATACCTAAAGCGGTAACAACAACCTCGTTCAGCACTTTGTTATCCTCGGCTAAAGCGATGTTAAGCTGCGCCTGACCTGTTAACTTAATTTCCTGCGCGGTAAAACCGATTGCACTTACAATTAGTGTACCCGGCCCGGTATAGTTAAGACTAAACATACCGCTGCCGTTGGTAACAGAACCGGCATTTGTATTTTTTATTTTAACGGAAGCGCCAACTATGGGCTCGCCCTTCTCGTCGGTTACCTTTCCTTTTAATGTTACTGTTTGCGCGTAAGTGCTGTAACAAAACACAAACACACTTAGTAAAGGCAAAATGAACCTCTTTAGTAATTGTTTAAACTTCATAAATTAAATTTTGGGGTTAAAAACTATATATTACATGCTGTATTCCAGACACGTAAAACTATCCGCACACCGCCCCTTGTTTTTTTATGAAATTTGCCAATACTACCCGTATCTTAACATTCCTGTTACAATAGCATTAAATTGATATTATATTTATATAAAAGCCTGTTAAAGCGTTAATTTATTGACAGTTAATCGGCAGCGCCATTAAGAAACTTACTTTAAAAAGCCAACGCATAAAAAAAACGGCTAAAATCCTGCTATCAACTGCAAAATATCATTTAAAACAATTGTGAAAAACACACTAATTTAGTTGACAGTTATTCTTACCGTTATACAAACATATCATGCTAATAAAAAAGTGGTTTAAATTGAACCTATGCCTCGTAGCCTGCTTAGCAGGGGCACAAACAGTACACGCGCAATCCTATGTACCCGAATGGAACGATACCCGGATAAAAGTAAAACCGATAGTTCCGGTTAAAGCCTATTCTTTTAATTTAAGGGATGTTCAATTACTTGAGAGTCCTTTTAAGAAAGCGATGGAGGTTGATGCTGCTTATTTATTATCAATAGAGCCAAACAGGCTGCTTTCGGCCTTCCGTTCGCACTCGGGCCTTACACCTAAAGGTAAAATGTACGAAGGCTGGGAATCATCAGGTTTGGCAGGCCATACGCTGGGGCATTACCTGTCGGCCATTTCCATGCACTACGCATCAACGCGCGATCCTGAATTTTTGAAACGCGTAAACTATATAGTTAAAGAACTTGATGAATGCCAGGTAGCCCGTAAAACAGGTTACGTGGGCGCAATCCCTAAAGAAGATACCATCTGGGCCGAAGTCGCCAAGGGCGAGATCCGTTCCCGTGGCTTCGATTTGAATGGCGGCTGGTCGCCCTGGTACACTGTACATAAAATTATGGCCGGTTTGCTCGATGCCTATTTATATTGCAACAATGCCGAAGCCTTAAAAGTATGCAAAGGTATGGCCAACTGGACCGGCGAAACCATCAAAAACCTTGATGACGAGAAACTGCAAAAAATGCTGCTGTGTGAATATGGCGGTATGGCCGAAACATTAACTAACCTTTATGCTATTAATGGAGATAAAAAATACCTGGAGCTATCATATAAATTCTATGATAAAAAGATCCTCGATCCGCTATCGCAAAAACAGGATATACTGCCCGGCAAACATTCCAACACACAAATCCCCAAAGTAATTGCCAGCGCACGCAGATATGAGCTTACAGGCGATAAAAAAGATAAAGCCATTGCCGATTTCTTTTGGGAAACCATTGTTAATCACCATTCCTATGCCACAGGAGGTAACAGCAATTATGAATACCTGAGCGATGCAGACAAGCTGAACGACAAGCTAACCGAAAATACTACCGAAACCTGCAATACCTACAACATGCTGAAATTAACCCGGCATTTGTTTGCGGTTGAGCCTTCGGCCATGCTGATGGATTATTATGAAAAGGCGCTGTATAATCACATCCTTGCCTCGCAAAACCACGCTGATGGGATGATGTGCTACTTTGTGCCATTGCGGATGGGCGGAACTAAACATTACAGTACTCCTTTTGATGATTTTACCTGCTGTGTAGGCTCGGGCATGGAAAACCATGTTAAATACAACGAAAGCATTTATTTTAAAGGAGCTGATGGCAGCTTATATGTAAACCTGTTCATCCCCTCTGTGCTTAACTGGGCATCAAAAGGTTTATCGGTGAAGCAGCAAAGCAGTTTCCCTAATGATGATCACATCTCATTTACGGTAACCACTAAGAAGCCGCTTATCATGGCTATCCGCATCCGTAAACCAAAATGGACCGCCAACCCAACCATCAGCATTAACGGGAAAACTCAAAATGCTGCCACTGATGACCAGGGATATATTGTGTTACACCGCAAATGGAGCAACAACGATAAAATAGAGCTTACTACGCCTGAAAAGCTTTATACCGAAGCCATGCCCGATAATGCCAACAGGCGCTCGGTATTTTACGGCCCGGTATTATTGGCTGGTGTTTTAGGCAATACAGAGCCCGATCCGTTGAAAGGTGTTCCGGTTTTTGTGACCAGCGAAACAGATCCTAACCAATGGCTGCAAATGGTTGATAAAAAACAGTTGAGCTTCCGTACGGTGAATATTTCCAAGCCTGAAGAAGTTACATTGATCCCATTCAATCAAACTCAAAATCAATACTATTCTGTTTATTGGGACGTATTTACACCACAGGCCTGGGTGGTACAGCAAAAAGCGTATGACGAGCAAAAGAAAAAACAACAGGAACTGGAAGCCCGCACCATGGACATTTTACGTGTAGGCGAAATGCAGCCCGAGCGCGATCATAACTTCAGCAGTGAAAACGCCACTACAGGCGAAGATCACCAAAAGAAATGGCGGTCGACAGAGAACGGAGGCTACCTCCAATACGAAATGAAGGTTGATGCCAATGCGCAAAACACACTCATCAACAGCTATTGGGGCATGGACAACCGCGGCAGAAAATTTGATATTTTGATTGATGGCATTAAGCTGGCATCTGAAGATTTGAACCAATATAAAGAGAGCCGTTTTTACGATATCAGCTACACCTTACCCATTGAACTAACAAAAGGCAAACAAAAAGTAACCGTAAAGCTGCTGCCGCAAAAAGAAAACAGCGCAGGCCCGGTTTACGGCAGCCGGATGGTTAAAAACTAATTTTAAAGTAAAAGAACTTGAATATCATGATCAATAAACAAAAAGCTGTCGGTGCACTTGCCCTTTCACTTGCCGCACTTACAAGTCCGGTGTTGGCACAGCAAAAAGATTACCCTATCCAACCTGTTGCCTTTACCAGCGTACATGTAAATGACAACTTCTGGCAGCCTAAAATGGAAGTAAATGCCAAAGTTACTATTCCGTATGTACTGGCGCAATGTAAAGCCAATGGGCGTATGGATAACTTTTTACGTGCAGCAAAAAAACTGGATGGTGATAAGTTAAGTGAATTTCCGTTTGATGATACCGACGTATATAAGGCCATTGAAGGTGCATCCTATTCTATGCAGAATAAAAGGAACCCGCAGCTTGATAAATCCATTGATAGCCTTATCTCCATTATTGGCGCGGCCCAGGAGCCTGATGGCTATTTATACACTTTCAGGACTGTTAACGCCAAAAAGCCGCATGAATGGATAGGTTCCAAACGCTGGGAAAAGGAAGAAGATCTGAGCCATGAGCTGTATAACGCAGGCCACCTTTACGAAGCCGCTGTAGCACATTACCAGGCAACCGGTAAACGCACACTGCTCAACATCGCCATAAAAAATGCTGACCTGCTGGTTAAAACTTTTGGACCGGGCAAAATTGAGGAATATCCGGGCCACCAGATTGTGGAGATCGGCTTATCAAAAATGTACCGGGTTACCGGCAACAAACAATACCTTGACCTGGCCAAATTCTTTTTAGATGTTCGCGGCCCTAAAGGTGATGCCTACAACCAGGCCGACAAAAAAGTAGTTGACCAGCACGAAGCCGAAGGCCACGCGGTACGTGCAGCTTATATGTACACTGGTATGGCCGATATAGCTGCATTAACTGGCAATACCAAATATCTGGCGGCTATTGATGATATCTGGAGCGATGTGGTAACCAAAAAATTATACATCACCGGCGGCATTGGCGCAACCGGGGCGGGTGAAGCTTTTGGCGAAGCATATCAATTGCCGAATATGTCGGCTTATGCCGAAACCTGTGCGGCCATTGGCAACGTTTACTGGAACAACAGGATGTTTTTGCTGCATGGCGATTCAAAATACATCGACGTACTGGAACGTACGCTGTATAACGGCCTGCTATCAGGCGTATCGCTGAGCGGTAACAGGTTCTTTTACCCCAACCCACTTGCATCTATGTTTCAGCACCAGCGCAGCGCCTGGATCAGCTGTGCGTGCTGTATCAGCAACATGACCCGCTTTTTGCCTTCATTGCCGGGCTATGTGTATGCCAAAAACAAAAACGACCTGTACGTCAACCTGTTTATGAGCAACTCAAGTAACATCAAACTTACTTCGGGTAACGTAAACATTGTACAACAAACAGATTACCCCTGGAAAGGCAGGGTTGACATTACCGTTAGCCCCGATAAAGCCGGCGAATTTACTTTAAGAGTGCGCATCCCGGGCTGGGCAAAACAACAACCTGTACCCGGCGACCTGTATACGTTTATGGATAAAAAATCCTTCCCGCTTACGCTGATGATCAACGGGCAGGCAAAATCATTTGAAACCGAAAAAGGCTACGCCGTATTAAAACGCATCTGGAAAAAAGGCGATAAGGTTTCACTTTTATTACCGATGGAAACCGAAAAGGTATTGGCCAATCAACAGGTTAAAGACGACCGTGGCAGATTTGCCTTTGAGCGCGGCCCTATTGTTTATTGCCTTGAAGGCCCGGATAACAAGGACAGCCTGGTACAAAACATATTAATTGATAAAAATGCCATTGCCGATGCCAACTACGATGCCGACCTGCTTAACGGTGTTGATGTAATCAGTGCAGAAGGAAAAAGCGCCAAACGCCAACTAAAAACCGACAGCATTTTACAAACCGACCAAATGGTGAAGGCTATCCCCTACTATGCCTGGGCCAATCGCGGACCAAGCGAAATGACCGTTTGGATCCCTTATGAAACTTCGGCTGTACGACCAAAACCGGCCCCTACCATTGCCAGCACCAGCAAAGTAAGTGCTTCGTTAAAAAACGTAAGAATGTTTGCTGCCATAAAAGACCAGTATGAACCCGCCGATTCCAAAGATACCAATTACCCATACCTGCACTGGTGGCCTGCTAAAAACACCAATGAGTTTGTACAGTATGATTTTGATACTGAACACACCGTTAGCGAATCGAAAGTTTACTGGTATGATGACGGCCCATGGGGTGGCTGCCGCATCCCGGTATCATACAAGATCCTGTATAAAAAAGACGGGCAGTGGGTTCCGGTAAAAAACACCACACCTTATACCATAAATAAAGACAGCTTTAATGTAGTTACTTTTGAACCGGTTGCTACTACAGCCTTACGGATGGAAATTCAGTTACCGGTTGATAACTCTACCGGGATCCATGAATGGGCGGTTAAATAACCTGCTGCTAAGTCAATAGTTCTAAGTTGGAAGTCAAAAGTCGCTTTTCTTTTTTCTGCTTAGAACTTATGACTTTAGGCTAAAGACTAATTTATAGAAGAAAGGATTACGATTTGCGTGTAACCTTATAATCCCTACATTTGCGGCCTTAAAAAATAAAAAAATGATAAATTTCGAAAAAGTGAAAGAAGTAATCGCAGCAGCTGAAGCTGATGCGGCAAGCTTTTATGAGAAAGGCAACAAAGCTGCCGGTACAAGACTGCGTAACGCTATGCAACAATTAAAAGTATTAGCTACGGATATCCGTAAGGAAGTTACTGAAAAGAAAAACGCAGCAGCTTAATCACTGTCAAAAATGTTTTAGATGAAGCGGGGCTGGTTTTCCATGTACCCGCTTTATCAGTTAAAAGCCTGGCATATGCTTTTTAAAGCAAGCCAGAATTTAGATTTACCAGCCTCTTATAAGGTTTAATCCCCTAACATTTGCTTTCTGTTTAAGGTTTCTATTGCTAAAATCTCATAGGTTGTTTATTTTCAGAATAAAAACAGGTTATTATTAAAGTAGTTAATAAAACCCATCAGCCCGGTTTTGGAAGCTGATTCGTTCAATACCTTTTTTGTGAATAGAGCAACTGCCGCAGGTTTAGCGCCAGCGTAACCTGTGCTCTGGCACATCTGAAGTTTTCCAGCTTCAATACTCAATCAAAAAAAAGGATGTCACCCCAAATAGCGACATCCTTTTTTATTGGACTGCAAATACACAGCGACCTTATTTCCCTAAAACATCCAAAATAGGGTGATCAATTGCGTTTAACGTATTTTCTGATGGTTTTATCAGTTCAAGTACAGTAATTTCATTATTACCTTTTTTGAGCCATTCAACCGGCACATACAGGGTTTGTTGCGGACCGCAATTCCAATAGCGGCCTAAGTTGTGCCCGTTGAGCCAAACAATTCCTTTCCCCCATTTACTCATATCAAGATAGGTATCGGCCAATTTATCAACCTTAAAAACAACCTTTTTCAATAGCGGAGTATTGTTAGCTGCAACCTTTCTAATTGCCGGATTTGTTTTCACTTTACTGATATCATCAAAAGGCAGTGAATACATTTTCCAGTTTTTCAGCTCAGTACCGGCAAAAAGTACTTTTTCGGTAATGCCCTTTTTGTTTTTAAGCAGGTAAGGACCAAAATTGATGCGGCCAAGGTTTTCAACCAAAATATCCAATGTTACTTTTCCTTTTGGCAAGCTGATCATCAGGCTGTCCTGGTATTTACGCCTGTCGAGGATCCCTGCACGTTTACCGTTTACATATACTATACCGTAATCGCGCAGGTTTTTCAATTTAAGCAGGCCAGATTTGCCGCCGTTAATAGTTGTACGATACAACACAAAACCGTAAGCCTGATTCAGGTCTTCAAAAGTAAGTGGTGTATTGTTGGTCTTTGCAAGCGGCAAAACATTAAACAAACTGGTTGATTTAGTAAATTTAATTGCCGGCAGACTCATAGCAGGTTTAGCAGCCGGAACTTCGGGCAGGGTTATACCCGCTGGAAGGTGTTTACTGATCACAGCGCGAAACTTCATAAACTTATCGGTAGCATTACCTGCCTCATCGAGCGGGGCATCATAATCATAACTACTGATCTGCGGTTCATATGGATTTTGGTCATTATAGTTTGCACCGTTCATGAAACCGCGTGTTGTCCCGCCATGAAACATATACATGTTAATGGAAATACCCGCAGCCAATACCGAATCAAGTTTTGGTATAAATTTAGCCGCCGGTACAGTATGATGCGCGGTTCCCCACCAGTCAAACCAGGCCGGGTACCATTCGGCAATAAAATAAGGGCCCTTGCCATTATAATTTTCGCCTATCAGCTTTTTAACTTTTGCTACTTCATCCACCCCATTTATAGCAGGCAGCAAACCCGGTAAATGACCATCCTTTATAGCGGGTTCAGGGTCGCAGGTGTAAAGCTGGCCATCAAAACCGGCATCTATAAACATTTGGCGGTTAAGGGCCAGGTAATCTTTGTCGCTACCGTATGAACCGTATTCATTTTCTATCTGTACCATTAAAATATTGCCGCCATGATTCACCAACAAGGGTGACAGTTGCTTACCTACCTGGGTAAGATATTTTTTATAA from Mucilaginibacter sp. SJ includes:
- a CDS encoding glycoside hydrolase family 127 protein, coding for MINKQKAVGALALSLAALTSPVLAQQKDYPIQPVAFTSVHVNDNFWQPKMEVNAKVTIPYVLAQCKANGRMDNFLRAAKKLDGDKLSEFPFDDTDVYKAIEGASYSMQNKRNPQLDKSIDSLISIIGAAQEPDGYLYTFRTVNAKKPHEWIGSKRWEKEEDLSHELYNAGHLYEAAVAHYQATGKRTLLNIAIKNADLLVKTFGPGKIEEYPGHQIVEIGLSKMYRVTGNKQYLDLAKFFLDVRGPKGDAYNQADKKVVDQHEAEGHAVRAAYMYTGMADIAALTGNTKYLAAIDDIWSDVVTKKLYITGGIGATGAGEAFGEAYQLPNMSAYAETCAAIGNVYWNNRMFLLHGDSKYIDVLERTLYNGLLSGVSLSGNRFFYPNPLASMFQHQRSAWISCACCISNMTRFLPSLPGYVYAKNKNDLYVNLFMSNSSNIKLTSGNVNIVQQTDYPWKGRVDITVSPDKAGEFTLRVRIPGWAKQQPVPGDLYTFMDKKSFPLTLMINGQAKSFETEKGYAVLKRIWKKGDKVSLLLPMETEKVLANQQVKDDRGRFAFERGPIVYCLEGPDNKDSLVQNILIDKNAIADANYDADLLNGVDVISAEGKSAKRQLKTDSILQTDQMVKAIPYYAWANRGPSEMTVWIPYETSAVRPKPAPTIASTSKVSASLKNVRMFAAIKDQYEPADSKDTNYPYLHWWPAKNTNEFVQYDFDTEHTVSESKVYWYDDGPWGGCRIPVSYKILYKKDGQWVPVKNTTPYTINKDSFNVVTFEPVATTALRMEIQLPVDNSTGIHEWAVK
- a CDS encoding histone H1, with amino-acid sequence MINFEKVKEVIAAAEADAASFYEKGNKAAGTRLRNAMQQLKVLATDIRKEVTEKKNAAA
- a CDS encoding glycoside hydrolase family 35 protein; translated protein: MKLIKLLFLSVILFASAKLQAQNAKHTFALGDTTFLLDGKPLQIISGEMHYTRVPREAWRQRMKMAKAMGLNTIGTYVFWNVHEPQKGHYDFTGNHDIAEFVKIAKEEGLWVILRPSPYVCAEWEFGGYPYWLEKEQGLVVRSKEPKYLEAYKKYLTQVGKQLSPLLVNHGGNILMVQIENEYGSYGSDKDYLALNRQMFIDAGFDGQLYTCDPEPAIKDGHLPGLLPAINGVDEVAKVKKLIGENYNGKGPYFIAEWYPAWFDWWGTAHHTVPAAKFIPKLDSVLAAGISINMYMFHGGTTRGFMNGANYNDQNPYEPQISSYDYDAPLDEAGNATDKFMKFRAVISKHLPAGITLPEVPAAKPAMSLPAIKFTKSTSLFNVLPLAKTNNTPLTFEDLNQAYGFVLYRTTINGGKSGLLKLKNLRDYGIVYVNGKRAGILDRRKYQDSLMISLPKGKVTLDILVENLGRINFGPYLLKNKKGITEKVLFAGTELKNWKMYSLPFDDISKVKTNPAIRKVAANNTPLLKKVVFKVDKLADTYLDMSKWGKGIVWLNGHNLGRYWNCGPQQTLYVPVEWLKKGNNEITVLELIKPSENTLNAIDHPILDVLGK
- a CDS encoding glycoside hydrolase family 127 protein, whose amino-acid sequence is MLIKKWFKLNLCLVACLAGAQTVHAQSYVPEWNDTRIKVKPIVPVKAYSFNLRDVQLLESPFKKAMEVDAAYLLSIEPNRLLSAFRSHSGLTPKGKMYEGWESSGLAGHTLGHYLSAISMHYASTRDPEFLKRVNYIVKELDECQVARKTGYVGAIPKEDTIWAEVAKGEIRSRGFDLNGGWSPWYTVHKIMAGLLDAYLYCNNAEALKVCKGMANWTGETIKNLDDEKLQKMLLCEYGGMAETLTNLYAINGDKKYLELSYKFYDKKILDPLSQKQDILPGKHSNTQIPKVIASARRYELTGDKKDKAIADFFWETIVNHHSYATGGNSNYEYLSDADKLNDKLTENTTETCNTYNMLKLTRHLFAVEPSAMLMDYYEKALYNHILASQNHADGMMCYFVPLRMGGTKHYSTPFDDFTCCVGSGMENHVKYNESIYFKGADGSLYVNLFIPSVLNWASKGLSVKQQSSFPNDDHISFTVTTKKPLIMAIRIRKPKWTANPTISINGKTQNAATDDQGYIVLHRKWSNNDKIELTTPEKLYTEAMPDNANRRSVFYGPVLLAGVLGNTEPDPLKGVPVFVTSETDPNQWLQMVDKKQLSFRTVNISKPEEVTLIPFNQTQNQYYSVYWDVFTPQAWVVQQKAYDEQKKKQQELEARTMDILRVGEMQPERDHNFSSENATTGEDHQKKWRSTENGGYLQYEMKVDANAQNTLINSYWGMDNRGRKFDILIDGIKLASEDLNQYKESRFYDISYTLPIELTKGKQKVTVKLLPQKENSAGPVYGSRMVKN
- a CDS encoding SusC/RagA family TonB-linked outer membrane protein; translated protein: MKFKQLLKRFILPLLSVFVFCYSTYAQTVTLKGKVTDEKGEPIVGASVKIKNTNAGSVTNGSGMFSLNYTGPGTLIVSAIGFTAQEIKLTGQAQLNIALAEDNKVLNEVVVTALGIKRDKRILTYSSQEVKAESITQSKEPNLVNAIAGKVAGVQVTSSSGTPGSSARIVIRGGSSIYGTNEPLMVIDGVPVDNSETGNLNTGPGSSRIADIDPSIIASMNVLKGAAATALYGSKGANGVVIITTKNGALNQKPLITFSSDFSFENPLLPQIQNKYSQGTNGIYYDGVTQKTSTSWGARMDTLKINGQPAKVYNQSDLFFKTGHTYNNTVNIGGGGNNSTYLVSYSNFNQQGTVPTTKFLRNTFFAKYSAQILKNLNTTFQLNYSNSQNDRLPEGYALESPVWTIFTAPVSYNLQPYLNPDGTQRLYRFSRNNPYWVLDNIKNHSGVNRFLPTFTADYKPFSWLTITERFGADVYAEMDRYHESTQSVSNPNGRLVDQNLTYRQYNNDLLISANKQFGDFNVDIVLGNNLISTYNENTYANGVGLTVPGLYNMSSASTVNYSEGSSLQRKVGFYLQSNIEYKRFLLLSLTGRYDGNSVLSIDHSFYPYGSAAGSFIFSEFFSPEFSKVMNLGKVRVSYGTVGNDGSIGAYGLLTPYNKATIRNLAFPYSQQAGFLISDVLGNPNLKNERINEFEAGFEAGFFNNRISLEASFYSKKTIDGIIPNVALAPSTGYSATSVNSAVMRNRGIEILLNVSPIKSRDFNWDLTLNFTRNRNKVLSIYKDLSLIGNGFTNVIVGQPYGVIYGTRYARNAAGKLLIDDSGLPYADDNQGIVGNINPNWLGGINNNLRYKQFNFSFFFDIKRGGDIQNNVDGYGYFYGTPKVTENRGLRVVDGVNATTGKPNTVAVNGQAYYQRANGVLESVIQDGSYVKLRNVSLGYTLKPSWLSKSPFKSATFSVTGRNLWIHAPHFTGGDPEVSSFGSSNGSQGIYSFSTPTSRSVDFSLKVTL